The Microcoleus sp. bin38.metabat.b11b12b14.051 genomic interval CTTTGACTAATTGGTAAAGGTCAATTTGATTGGCGGAACGCGCCGAACCTCTGGCTATTTTAGATTTTTGATGGGAATTTTGAGAGTGAGAAATTGTTGGCGATTCTGGGGAAACAGCATCAATAAATTGGGTTTGTGGCAGATTTTCGTTAAGTTCTTCGGTTCCTTCAGTGCTGAATAAAATGGTGGGGCGACCGTATTCTTGGGCGATTTGTCCTGCTACTAATCCCAATACTCCTACGGGCCATTGGGGGTCACTGAGGACGATAACGCTAGTAGTTGAGAGGTCGAGTTTGGCTAGTTTTTCGGCCGCATCTTTGGCGACATCTTTTTGCAAAGATTTGCGCCGGGAGTTGGCAATTTCGGTTAAATTGGCTAGTTCTTCGCAGCGTTTTTTGTCGTGGCTGGTGAGGAGTTCTACGCAGAATCTGGCGGAGCCTTGAATGCGGCTGACGGCGTTGATTCGGGGGCCGAGGCCGAAGGAAATGTCGGTGGGGCGATCGCCTGTTTTTTTGCACAGTTCGAGCAATTTGGCAACTCCCGGGCGGGTGGGATTGGCGAGTTGTGTTTGTAGTTGTTCGATGCCGAGTTGGGCTAGGTAGCGGCAGTCTCCTGTGAGTTGGACTAAATCGGCAATTAAGCCGATCGCGACTAATGACAGTAAATCTGCGATCGGTCGCTGCGGAATGTCGGGCAAAGTGTGATATAGTGCTTCGATTAATTTGTAAGCTACCGCAACGCCGGAGAGGTTGAACAGTGGGTGGTGGGGTTCAAAATAGCGGGGATTGATAATCGCTGTGGCCCGAGGGCGATCGTCGGGTAATGTATGGTGGTCGGTGACAATTGTATCGATGCCTAAACTGGTGGCATATTCGATTTCAGCGATGTTTGTACTGCCAGTATCGCAGGTAATAATTAAGCTTATTCCCAATTTTTGCAAGCGGTCAATTCCTGGAACATTGAGTCCGTGAGATTCGCTTAAGCGGTTGGGGATGTAATAAATTAGTTGCTCGTCTTTAACAAAATATTCTCCTAATCCGTCCCACAAAACCGCTGTTGATGTGATGCCATCAGCATCGAAATCTCCCCAGATTGCAACTTTTTCGGCGCTGTTGATTGCTTGCTGAATTCTGGCGATCGCCCACTTCATTTCTAGTCCGAATTCAAACGCACTTGCTGGCTGGTAAAGTTTGGGATTTAAGAAACCAGGTAGTTGTTCTGGGTTGTGAATTCCTCTATCCCACAGAAGTGCTGCGGCATAGTTTCCCGGGAGTTCCGGGGCGTGCTTTCTGACAGCTTGCACCAGCCAATTTGGCGGTTGGGATAACGGTGGATTTTGCCAGTTTTGAGAAAGTTGAGTCATCGGTTATTTCATAAATTCTACTAGGGCTTCGCTTCACCAACAATTCCCAATGCGTTGAGACTTGAAACTGTCCGACCGAAGAGTTTGCATACTAAAAAGTTTAGTTAAATAGATATTTCGTCGATTATAGCAAGATTGGGCAGCCAATTTGCAGGAGTTTGTGGGGGAAAATTTGGCGAGTAAGCTGTGGTTTCTAGGGTGCGGTTGCAGCGAGTGGCGAATTGACAGGAATCGCAAAGATTGGCGCTAATGTCTACTTGGGGCAAAAAATCGCCGCCTTCGCTGTAGCAATGGCGCCAGTTGCTGAGCTTGTGTAAGAGGCTGGTTAAATCTTGTTTGGTGCGATCGTGCTCTGCTTGGCTGTAGGAAAAAGTTAGTTTTTGCGGCGGTTCTTCTCCTCGCAATTGCACGAACCAGTATGTCATGGATACTTGTTCTGGGGAATAGTCGCTGGTTTCAACTAAGACATATAAATAAAGGCGAGTTTGCCAACTTTCGGCTATCCGTTTTGATTTTTGAGGGCGGGGATAGGTTTTCCAGTCAAGAATTTGAGCTGTATTTGGTTCGGCGATTAATAAGTCATAAATCGAGGTGAACAGGTAGTCTTGAACAATGAGGGTGCGGAGGTGTTCGGCTTGGCGGAAAATTTGGTCGCTATTTTCTGAAGTCGCGAAAATTTCGGGTGCGGCCGAGATCAAGGCTGAGACACAGCGTCCTATTTCCGGGTCTTGTTGGGTGATAGATTCGATCGCCAATCCGAGCTCTCGCTGCTGCATCAACAGGTGAAATCGGCTTCCCCAGGCGAGTTTTTCTTGGTGTTCTGGCGAGGTGGTGGTGGCGAGCAGTTCTAGATAGCTGTGTTGGAATTTGCGGGGACATTCCTCGAAGATTTTGAGTTGAGTTTGGGAGAGTCGGAACATTTTTGAGTGTGATGTTGTGGGGTTTGCGTCAGATTTGGTAAGCTGATTTTTTTAGGTAGGCTATCTGCAATCAAAATGTTTGATCGTTCGGACTTTATACCAATTTTCTAAAGATTTGCTAGAGATGAACTCTTAGCCCCCCCTTAGTAAGGGGGGGGTTGGGGGGGTGATTATATAACACTACTTTAGAAAAATGGTATTAGTCCTCTGAATCGGAGGACTAAAGTCCGAACGATCAAACAAGCCAATCTGATTATTTATGGTCGTTCGATCCCACAGGATCTAAAATACTTAAATTGACAGTTCGGGAAAGGCAAGGCCGTATCCTTGGCAATTTTCCCGATATTGAAATTATGGGATTAAAATCAATCAGCGACATCCCAAGGAATCGCGAGTATCAACCCCTGTTTGAGAATTAACCCCGCTGGCTTTGCCGCACAATTCTTTAATTTGTGCGCCGTCCATGATTGAGTCAGTAAAATCAGCGCCTGTGATATTAACTCCGTCAAAGGTAGAACGCAGCAAAATTGTTTCTACTAAAATGGCATCGCTTAAATCGGCATTAGTAAATTTAACTTGATCGATCATAGCATTAGTTAAATTGGCGCCGTGTAAATTTGCCTGAGTCATTACCGAAGCGCTCATAATTGCTCCGCGCAAATCGGCCTTAGAAAAATTAGTTAAGTCCATATTAGCGTTAGAAAATTCAGCCGATCGCAGGATTTGACCGGAAAAATCGCGTCTTGTCAGTTCGGCGTTGCTGAAGGAGAGCGGCGGAGCGTAATATTTAGATTGAGCTTGGGCTGCGCGCGGCAGGATGAAGATGGTTAGCGCTAAGAGGAATGCTGCTAGTTGGCGGAGTTTCATAAGTCTGAGATTCTCGCAAGGTGGGTATTTCGTAGTGTATCCCGAACTTTGGTCGATCGCCTAAACAGTTACAATCTAAATTAATAGCGATGGAGATGAAAAACAAGATATGCTAAATTTTTTCTTAACTTGGATAGTAGCCGCAGTTTCGCTGGTAATTACCGCTAACATCGTACCAGATATTGCGGTGACGAGCTTTCCGGCGGCGATGCTGGCTGCTGTAGTTATCGGATTTGTGAATGCGGTTGTCAGGCCAATTATTACATTGCTGACTCTGCCTTTGAGTATTCTTACTTTAGGTTTGTTTTTGTTTGTGGTGAATGCGATTTCGCTTTCCTTGGCTTCGTGGTTGGCGGGTGCATTCAATATCGGCTTTGCGGTTAACGGTTTTTGGCCTGCTTTGTTCGGTTCGATTGTGTTGTCGTTTGTTTCTGGGCTGATTGGCCGATTTGTGAATGCCGGCAGTGTTGAGTAGTCAGATATTATCCTAGATTGTCGATCGGGCAAACTGCAACCGCTACTGTAACACAGCCGAGTTTTTTGTCCGAGCGAATTATTGTTTTCGGAACTAACAGCGGATGCGAAGCGCCCATCAACGGAGAGAAACGCAGATGATTGATGGATATCTGCGTTTTTTGCTGTTGATGGGCGGTGACAATTTGGGCGATCGCGCAAACTGCCGCTGCTTCTGCTACGCTGGGCGTACCGACTGTTTTTGCTGCAATACCTGAAGGATTGGGGACTTCGACGGAACTTAAGATATCAGCAGGAAAGGTTTTTAACGGCCAGTTTCGGGCTTGACAAAGTTCCAGCAAGCCGACTTCACCTGCTTTAGAGTCTATTGTAGCAATACCTGCGATCGCACCTTCAGCTAAATGATAACTGCGACAGACACTTTGAATCGCAGATTCGATTAATTCTCGCGAAGTTCCAGCTTGACAACCAATCCCAATCCACAACACTCTCGGATGCCACTGAACCTTTGGCAAAACAGATTCCGGCGCAAATCTTCTCTGAGTAAAACTAATCCAAATTCGCCCTTTAATAGTTGACAGATTTTCCCCATCCCAACACAAACAATGTTTTTTGGGCAGACTATTTCGCCACAAAGTAGAACCAACTTCTTGAATTACTTCTACAGTTTCCCCTCTCTTCATCGCGGCCGCCACTCCCACCCAGTCGCCCCTCCCGCGACTCCACCCGCTGGGAGTATCTACCATATTTAACGTAAATCCATCGCTCATAATTTCATTTTCTATTCCGTAGTTTCACTGAGACTAAAATCTTAATTATTTTTTTAACACAATCCATCAAAAAAAATGTATGATCGTAGCACAAATTGCCAAACCAAAAAACATTTAATATGGTAGAAATGAACCAGTTACTGTTAGAGTTTGAAAGCAACCTCACAGGGGAAGCAGTAACCGAAGAATGGAAAGAACTTCGTGACAGTTGGGTGATGGAAGTACAAGAAGCATTTGATCAGTCACAGCTAGCAGAACTTCTAGTTCAATTAGAATCAAACATCGAGTGGGAAGCTGTACAAAATCAATGGCAAAACCGCCGGGAAAGCTGGGTAGCAGAATGTGAGTCAGCATCGACTGTTGAAGAAGTATCAAGTTTATTGCTGGAACTAGAAAGCAATACAACTTGGGAAGCATTTAGCGATGAATGGCAGGATAATCGGGAGAATTGGGTACGGCAAATGTACGAATTTAACGATGAGTAATAATTCCCTCAATCAAAATCTATTTTCATGCTCAATGATCTCCCCTCTGTGCGGTTGATAGTCTCGCTTCCCTCCATTACTTTAAATCCCGCTCGCTTGTATAAATGCAGGGCCGGATTTGAGCTTCTGACACTCAGCGATACCGATGGATAAGATGCTTTAGCTGCTGACAATACATGAGCCAGCAATTGGGTTCCTACACCCTGATTTGTATATTCTGGAAGAACCGCAATTGCCAATTCTGGGATACTATCATCAATCCAGCCAAATCCCTTGTCATCCCCTGTCAACAAACGCAGCCACGCGGCTCCTATCGGCTGGCTGCTATTCAATGTGGCTACAAAGCCCATATCGCCTGTACGTCCCCAATGCTTGACATATTTCGCAATTAAAGGATGATTTACAACAGCTTCCACTGTTGATTCGCCTTCTTCTGCCATGTGCGCCGCGACGTAGAGCATTTGCCACAAAAAAGGCTCGTCTTCCTGCGTTAGCGATCGAATAGAATACTCTAAGATTTTGTCCATAAGTAGAAGGAAGTTCGGCAACGAGGAATGTACGGAATGTAACGGATGTGTGCAAGAATAGAACTCTTGCAAAAATTGAAAACTATCTTGAAACTATCTGCGTTTATCTGTGTTTATCTGCATTGTATCTGCGGTTAACCGGCTTTATCAAAGATTCATGCAATCTTGTCAAATGACAAATGACAAATGACTAATCCTTAACTAAAACTCCATTTAGAAAAATCTCTGCCAATCCTTCCGCCATTTCCTGCATTTCCTGCGGAGAAGCATTGGGTTCCATAATTGTATTCTGACTGAAACCGGCGACAGCAAACATTCCCAAAAATACCTGAGCGACAATCTTTGGATTCATCTTCCGATAAACTCCTTTTTCCATTGCCGTTTCAAAAAAAGCCTCAGCCACAACGCTCATTTTTCCGATGACTTCTAACTGAATTTTATCCCTCAAATCGGGATGAAACTGCGCCTCCAAAAAACAAACCCGCATCATATCGCTATTTTCGCGGATATTCAACATCCGCCTACGCATGACTTGAGCCACAGCTTTGTAACTACCCATCTCGCTCAATTCAGTCAGCAAATCTGTTAGTATTTCCACCCATCCTTCCGTCGCCACCTCAATCAAAATCGCTTTTTTATTATCAAAATGCCGAAATAGCGTACCCTCTGCCACCCCCGCCGCCGCTGCTAAATCGCGAGTAGTCGTACCGTCATATCCGCTGCGAGCAAATAACCGCTGAGCTGCTTGTAAAATTCGTTTCTTAGTTTCTGTTTCTGAAGGAGGAGACTGATTAAAAATTCGCATGGCTTTGGAATGGGTAATTGGCGATTTAGTTAGAAGGAAGAAGGAAGAAGTCCGATGGAAGTCGGAAGAAGTCCGATGGAAGTCGGAAGTCGGAAGAAGGAAGAATGCCTTTCGGCTTGGCTCAAGGTAAACAGAAGTTAGAAGACATACACAGCAAGCTTGAGCGCGAGCCCTATTTTACGTTTAATTAGGTGGATTCACTTGGAACTGTGGGTTTGGGACGGGCGGGCGAAATAATGTTAAGTTTTAAGCTGTGCGCGATTTTAATCTCAAACTCAAAACTCCTTGCCGAACCCCAGACCATTTTTGTGATTTGCTGTATCAGCGTAACATCTGCGGCGCAACAGATCGCTTATGCCTCAAAAAATCTTTATCCTTAAACAAGAATCTCTTGTATTCGGCACAAACCTCAGGTTTGACAATCCAAAATCTAAAATCTAAAATCTAAAATCGAATGATCCCGCTGTTCCAAAAACCTCGCGTGGCGAAGCTATCCCATAGGGAATCGCCCAAACGTAAAACTCGATTCATCGCCTCCCTACTCGCGGCTGTGCTGCTGTGGTGGGGGATTTCACCCGAAATCGCCCTCGCCCGCGAGAACCCCGCTAGCGGCTCCCAATTAGTGTCTGTGCAACCGTCGCTCGATCGCGTAATCAAGCAAGTCACGGAATTTAAGCTCGACAATGGCATGACTTTCGTGGTGCTCGAAAGGCCCAGATCCCCGGTAGCATCGTTTCTAATTCACGCCGACGTGGGAGGGGCTAACGAACCCGACGGCCAAACCGGAGTCGCCCACTACCTGGAACATTTAGCATTTAAAGGTACGCCAAAAATCGGCACTACTGACTACAAAGCCGAAAAACCGCTGCTAGAAAAACAAGATCAACTCTTCGAGCAAATGCAAGCAGCGAAGGCTAGTAGCAAAACTGAAGAAGTCGCCAAATTCAAGGCAGAATTTGACAAGGTTGAAACAGATGCTTTGCAATTTGTCAAGCGCAATGAATTCGGCAAAATCGTCGAACAAGCAGGCGGAGTTGGACTAAATGCCGCTACTTCTATCGACTCGACTATGTATTTTTATAGTCTCCCCGCTAACAAATTAGAACTGTGGATGTCGCTGGAATCTGAGCGTTTTCTAGAGCCTGTGTTTCGGGAATTTTATAAGGAAAAACAGGTAATTCTAGAAGAACGGAGGCTGCGAACTGAAAATTCGGCGATCGGGCAAATGGTCGAAGTTTTTGCTGACAAAGCTTTCTCTGTTCATCCTTACCGTCGCCCGGTAATTGGCTACACTGAAGATATTAAGAACCTCACCCGTAGCCAAGTGCAGACTTTTTTCGATAGTCACTACATCCCCAGCAAACTGACTGTGGCCGTTGTAGGAGACGTGAAAGCTGCCGAGGTGAAGCGTCTCGCTCAAATTTATTTCGGCCGCTACAAGGCGAAACCAGCGCCTCCTGAATTGCAGATTGTGGAGCCTCCCCAAACGCAAACAAAGGAAGTCACGCTGAAGTTAAAAACTCAACCTTGGTATTTGGAAGGATACCACAGGCCGGCGATGAATCATCCCGACAATGCGGTTTATGAAATCATTGGTTCTTTGCTCAGCAGCGGCCGCACTTCTCGGCTTTACAAATCCTTGGTAGAACAACAGCAATTGGCGCTAGCTGCTCAAGGTTTTAGCGGTTATCCGGGGGAAAAGTACCCGAATTTGATGCTGTTTTACGCTCAAACTGCTCCTGGCAAAACGGTTGATGAGGTGGCGGTGGCTTTGAGCAAGGAAATCGATCGCCTAAAAACTGATCCGGTGTCTGCTTTGGAGCTGGAGCGGGTGAAAACTCAGGCGAGAGCGGGTTTGTTGCGATCGCTCAATTCTAATATGGGTATGGCTTTTTCGCTGCTGGACTATCAAGTGAAAACTGGTTCGTGGAAAAATTTGTTTAAGCAATTGGATGCGATCGCGGCTGTTGCTCCTGCTGACATTCAACGTGTCGCTAAGGCAACTTTCCGCCCGGAAAATCGCACGATTGGTAAGCTTTTGTCGCTTTAAGAAGAAGGAAGAAGTGTTAACTTAAGGTCAAACCCTCAGTCCGGCAGGGGTTTAAACCCCTGCCTCATAGCGAAAGTCCTCTAAAGAGGACTCATGAGTTATTTAGTCCTCTTCAGAGGACTTTCGCTATAAGAGGGGGACTTCAGTCCCTGGCGGTTTTTTGGGCTTAAGTTGACACGAAGGGGAAGAGGACAGAATAAAGAAATAAGGGAGAAATTCTGGTTTCCAGGCTTTATCTGGGAACGCAGATCCAGAGGCTGTGCCTCCTCGAATCGTCAAAAGATAAATATTAGGAGCAAGAATGAAAAGGACTAAATTGAGACTGAAAAAAGTAAAGTTATTTCTGCTGGCATTTTGCTTTTTTACTGTTTCACTTGGCACATTTAATTTATTACCTTCCCTAGCGGCTGGGCCGAAGCATTACGATGAATTAAAATTCCCGCCGGTGCCAGAAATCAAACTGCCTAAATACACTCGCTTCGAGCTAAAAAATGGCATCCGCGTGTATCTGATGGAAGATAAAGAACTACCGCTAGTGGGGGGAACGGCGCTATTTCGCACGGGCGATCGTTTTGAACCTGCTGACAAAATCGGATTAGGAGGTTTGACTGGAGAAGTGATGCGAACTGGTGGCACGAGCCGGCATACGGCTGATGAATTAAATCAGTTGCTAGAACAGCGAGCAGCTTCGGTAGAAACGGGGATTGATATTACTTCTGGTAGCGCTAATTTTAGTGCTTTAGCTGAAGATGTAGAACCTGTTTTTGATTTGTTTTCGGAAGTGATTCGCGAGCCAAGTTTTGCTAAGGAAAAGTTGGATTTAGCTAAGAATCAAGAGCAAGGTGGCATCGCTCGCCGCAATGACGATCCTAACGATATTACGGGCCGGGAGTTTCAAAAGTTAATTTATGGCGATCGCAGTCCCTACGCGCGCACAGCAGAATACAAGACTATCGCCAATATTTCCCGGGACGATTTGGTGGGTTTCTACCAGAAGTATTTCCACCCCAAGAATATGATTTTGGGTATTTCTGGCGACTTTGATACTGCTAAAATGCGATCGCTCGTGGAGCAAAAATTCGGCAATTGGGAACCGACTAAAAGTGCAGAAGTGCCACCCTTACCAACGGTATCGCCCGCCACTCAAGGCGGCATATTTTTGGTGAATCAGCCGCAATTGAGTCAAAGTTACGTGCAGATGGGGCATTTGGGCGGGATGTTGAACAGCCCAGATTACGGTGCTCTTGACGTAATGAACGGGGTTTTGAACGGTTTTGGCGGGCGTTTGTTCAATAATGTGCGATCGCGCCAAGGCTTAGCCTACACGGTTTACGCGGCTTGGAGTCCGAGATTTGACTATCCTGGGACGTTTGTAGCTGGGGGTCAAACGCGATCGGACGCGACAGTACCGTTTATCAAGGCAATTCGCGCTGAGATCGATCGAATCCGCACCGAACCAATTACCGCCGAAGAATTAGCTTTTGCTAAAGATTCTACCGTCAATTCTTTCATCTTCAAATTTGAAAATCCGAATCAAACTTTGTCGCGATTAATGCGCTACGAATACTACGGTTATCCCGAAGATTTCATTTTTCGCTACCGCCGCAGCGTCGAAGCAGCGACAATTGCTGACGTGCAGCGCGTAGCTAAGACTTACTTGAAACCTGAGAATTTGGTAACGTTAGTAGTAGGAAATACTGATGGAATTCAACCGCCATTATCGAGTTTAGGAACTTCGGTAAAAGTGCAATCTGTTGATATCACAATTCCCTCGGCGACTTAATCGATGATTCGTGTGACGCATCAGACTATTGTGTGGTGCGTCACTGTGAGATTGTGGATGATCTAATTTGTAAATTTTCGATGGCGAACCTTACGGCTACTGAATAATATAATGAATATCAACACGCCAGAGCAATTCGAGTTAGTTTTATGTTCTAGTATAGAAAGTCAAGAATTTGTCAGATTAACTTTAGGAAAATATAGAGGAGAAGAAGACGGTTTAACTAAAATTATTGTGAGAATCGTACAATTTAAATCAAGCATAAAACTTTCTTTTACCTATAGCTACAAAACCAAAGAAATAGTAAAAAACCACCCAATCGAAGAGGGAGTAGACTTAATCAAAACCCTTATTGGCAGTGAATTCATGAGTATTAGATTATTCTCAATCAAGCAAGATGTTCAACTTGAATATGGCAGAGATAAAAATCCTAAACTTCATTTTATTAAACCCACTTTTGCCAATCCTGTTGATACGACTCCCCAGGAACACGATCACAGGAAGAAACGGTATATTGAATCCGAAAATAATGTATATCTCAGAGCATTAGGCATTACCAATAATCAAGGTAATGTCGTAAAAACGATGGAAGATAAGTTCAGACAGATAAATAAATTTGTTGAAATCATACATGGCTTACTTGAATCATCAGGATTGGCAGCGAAGAGTCATATCTCTGTAGTTGATATGGGTTCAGGTAAGGGATACTTAACCTTCGCAATATATGATTTTTTGAACAATATTTTAGACAAAGAAGCATCAGTTGTCGGTATAGAAAGCAGAATACATTTAGTAGATTTTTGTAACTCTGTTGCCCAATCAGTTAATTTTGAAAGGTTACATTTCGAGCAAGGAAATATTAGTAACTATAGCGCAGAAAAATCTGACATAACCATCGCACTTCATGCGTGCGATACTGCAACAGATGATGCGATTTATAAAGGGATACAGTCTGATTCTTCTTTGATCATCCTAGCACCATGCTGCCACAAGCAAGTTAGGAAACAGATTCATCCGAATATAGTTTTGAAGGATCTCCTAAAGTCTGGTATTTTGCTAGAGAGGCAATCGGAAATAGTGACTGATGGATTAAGGGCACTTTTACTTGAGTTATCTGGCTATAAGACTAAGGTTTTTGAGTTTATAGCTGCTGAACATACGAGTAAAAATATAATGATTGTGGGAATCAAAAGCAATCATAGTATTAATAACGAGCAGATTGTTGAACAAATCAAAGAAATCAAAAAACTTTATGGAATTAACTTTCACTATTTAGAAACTTTACTATTTCCCGACCTCTTTCTTTACCCTAATTTAGCTACTATAATTAATCCTGAGTTGGTAAACGATTGCCCTATAACTTAGGCTTAGCTTGAATTCGCCGAAGTGCATATTTTCCGATTTTGTAATATGGGAACTTCGGTAAAAGTGCAATCTGTTGATCTCATAATTCCATCGGCGACTTGACGATGATTCGTGTGACGCAGCAGACTATTGTGTGGTGCGTCGCTATGAGATTGTCGATTTTATTTGTGGATTTTGGATAGCGACACACCCTACGGCGAACTGTGTTTGGTAGGGTGCATCGCTGCTAAAAATCGTATATTTTTTGTGAATTTGCAATGGCGACGCACCTGACTATTGTGTGGTGCGTCGGTGTGAGATTGTCGCTCTTGGTTGTGAATTTGCGATCGCGACACACCCTACGGCTACCGCAAAATACAACCCGGAGAAACGAGGTTGGTTTCGGAGTGGTCGGGAATTCGGATGGCAGTAAGCTTGTTGCATCCTTGCGATTGACGCTCCATGTATTGTTTGTCAATTCCCCAGCCGCTTATCCATCACCTGAACAAGAACCATACAGTAATGCAGTAATCTACACATCACAAGTAAGGTAAACCGTACACCCTACTTTTTTATAGTCAATATAATTAATGAGTTAGCTTATTGAGCACAAAAGAAAAGGAAAAAATGCAAAACATTGAACATCAAGTTGGTGAATTAGTCGTCACTCAGCGTAAAATAGATGGCTATATTAGTGCGAATAAATTAACAAAAGCATACCAGAAGCAAACAGGTAAATATCGAAACCCTAACCAGTGGTTTGATAAGGATAGAATTAATGAATTTTTAGAGCTTTTATCTTCTAAAACAGGACTTGAAGTTTATGAACTCGTCCAAAAAAAAGGAGAGGGTAAAAACTGCGAAACCTGGATTCATCCTAAGCTGGCTGTTTCCTTTGCCACGTGGCTATCTCCCGAATTTGAAATGATGGTGTCTGAATGGGTAGAACTATGGCTTTTTGCAGGTCAAGCGCCGGCAACTCAAGAGCCTGTTGCTTTACATCCTTATCAGCGCGTTTGGTACGAACGCTTAAGGCTGTTTGAGCAAAATACAACGCTACCTAAAGGTCAATGGTGTATTTTTGAGGAAATCGGTAAATTAATGAGGAAATTAGAAGCGAAAAACATACTCTTATATGATAGATCAACTATTGATATTTCAGTAGGGAGAGCCTGGTGTACATGGTTGAGACAAAACAAATTTGACACCGACTTCGAGCAATATACCCACCATTATCCCGATCGAAGGGGTGAACAATTAGCTAATGTTTATCCTTATGATTTACTGGGAAAATTTCATCAATGGCTAGAAGACACTTACATACCTGACAAATTTCCTGAATATGTCAGACAATTTGTAAATCCCGAAGAGTGCAAGTTAATTTCAGAAGCTCTTGGCTGTGAAATTAAACCCGTCAACAAAAGGCTGAAAAGCAATAATGATTCTAGGAATAATGAGTGAACGATATGGAGCTTTGCTCAGACATGATGCTCCTGCAATAAAGTTAACCGTCACATTAAGTATGCCAAACTCTCAAGCGTTGGGTAGAGTATAGAACCCTACGGCGAACTGTATTTTGTAGGGTGCGTCGCTGCCGAAACTTCGCTGGAATTTGTAAATTTTTGAGCGACGCACCTGACGATTGCGCGGTGGGGATATGTGAGATTGTAGATCGAATTTGGGAATTTGCGATCGCGACGCACCCTACGGCTAACTAACGAACATCCCGCCGTTTCAAGCCAACAAATCGGGATCGACACCCAACTCCCGCAACTTTGCCGCCAATAAATCCGCCCGATCGCGTTCCTGTTCCGCCCGCAGGCGTTCCTGTTGGGCCTCTTCCGAGCTCCACAGCAGCAAATTTCCCTGCGAATCCCACCAGCGCAGCCAGTTAATAGTTTGCCCCAGCCGTTCCCCCGGCCAAATCCCCAGCCACAAATCCAACTCTGGAATCCGCACCCGTCCTGACGCATCAGCAGCCTGCGTTTCATAGGCTCCATTTTGCAGATACCGCACTTCCAGCTTGGGCTCGTAGGGGTCGTAAGTCACATAGGTGGGCACTTGCAGAATGTGTTCGTAGAAGTAGAGCTTGCCGTAGGGAGGAGTCGATCGCACAGACAATTCGCCATAATCTTCATTAGACAAAAACTCCATCACCACCGATACCGGCGCACCCTCCAGATTCGGCGTGTAGCTGCGGCGAATCGTGCCCTCTGCGACTCGATGCACTTGCGGCACGTAAAGCCAATCCGGCGCTTTGACTACAGTCTTGTTATTGATAGTTGCTACCAATCCAAAATTAGAAGCAATTAGGGCATTTTGTTCGATACATCCGGCTGCCCCCAAAGCATCGGTAAGGCCGGCTGCAAGGGGCGGTTGTTGAATATTTTCCACAGGATCGTCCGGTAATACAAAGTCGGCTGGTA includes:
- a CDS encoding cobalamin biosynthesis protein, translating into MSDGFTLNMVDTPSGWSRGRGDWVGVAAAMKRGETVEVIQEVGSTLWRNSLPKKHCLCWDGENLSTIKGRIWISFTQRRFAPESVLPKVQWHPRVLWIGIGCQAGTSRELIESAIQSVCRSYHLAEGAIAGIATIDSKAGEVGLLELCQARNWPLKTFPADILSSVEVPNPSGIAAKTVGTPSVAEAAAVCAIAQIVTAHQQQKTQISINHLRFSPLMGASHPLLVPKTIIRSDKKLGCVTVAVAVCPIDNLG
- a CDS encoding GNAT family N-acetyltransferase, with the protein product MDKILEYSIRSLTQEDEPFLWQMLYVAAHMAEEGESTVEAVVNHPLIAKYVKHWGRTGDMGFVATLNSSQPIGAAWLRLLTGDDKGFGWIDDSIPELAIAVLPEYTNQGVGTQLLAHVLSAAKASYPSVSLSVRSSNPALHLYKRAGFKVMEGSETINRTEGRSLSMKIDFD
- a CDS encoding DHH family phosphoesterase; the protein is MTQLSQNWQNPPLSQPPNWLVQAVRKHAPELPGNYAAALLWDRGIHNPEQLPGFLNPKLYQPASAFEFGLEMKWAIARIQQAINSAEKVAIWGDFDADGITSTAVLWDGLGEYFVKDEQLIYYIPNRLSESHGLNVPGIDRLQKLGISLIITCDTGSTNIAEIEYATSLGIDTIVTDHHTLPDDRPRATAIINPRYFEPHHPLFNLSGVAVAYKLIEALYHTLPDIPQRPIADLLSLVAIGLIADLVQLTGDCRYLAQLGIEQLQTQLANPTRPGVAKLLELCKKTGDRPTDISFGLGPRINAVSRIQGSARFCVELLTSHDKKRCEELANLTEIANSRRKSLQKDVAKDAAEKLAKLDLSTTSVIVLSDPQWPVGVLGLVAGQIAQEYGRPTILFSTEGTEELNENLPQTQFIDAVSPESPTISHSQNSHQKSKIARGSARSANQIDLYQLVKAQAHLLDRFGGHPFAAGLSLPVENIPLFTDAVNQQLRQKYSPESLTAAPVIADLTVTVSELGKELFQELKLLEPCGMGNPPPKLMIENCWFDNLWNQKIKDLKGQKVEYIKTEFTIRDESSDTGFSGIWWGHYQNEVPQGRCDATVELDFNTYKSRYEVRLLAVRSRAEHSKINSQTKIDWIVDWRNTNNAAELLAASTNSETQIATENLVESSEILDRQNSIVLKECPASWDELRIWFRQAQHAQKKLAVAYSLPPAVPPQQICQQLIGIAKYLSRTNKPVTRQQLIQKLGISDTSLKLGFITLKHLGFTVNYRDRAFHITRQTETPHQADAGDGIPKSLLDSQSIQFSPANSPQATRYGAQFLAAVSEEQFRRKYFCEVPLSTIVSIARETIFQEDSTENPF
- a CDS encoding pentapeptide repeat-containing protein, which produces MKLRQLAAFLLALTIFILPRAAQAQSKYYAPPLSFSNAELTRRDFSGQILRSAEFSNANMDLTNFSKADLRGAIMSASVMTQANLHGANLTNAMIDQVKFTNADLSDAILVETILLRSTFDGVNITGADFTDSIMDGAQIKELCGKASGVNSQTGVDTRDSLGCR
- a CDS encoding phage holin family protein, with translation MLNFFLTWIVAAVSLVITANIVPDIAVTSFPAAMLAAVVIGFVNAVVRPIITLLTLPLSILTLGLFLFVVNAISLSLASWLAGAFNIGFAVNGFWPALFGSIVLSFVSGLIGRFVNAGSVE
- a CDS encoding PD-(D/E)XK nuclease family protein is translated as MFRLSQTQLKIFEECPRKFQHSYLELLATTTSPEHQEKLAWGSRFHLLMQQRELGLAIESITQQDPEIGRCVSALISAAPEIFATSENSDQIFRQAEHLRTLIVQDYLFTSIYDLLIAEPNTAQILDWKTYPRPQKSKRIAESWQTRLYLYVLVETSDYSPEQVSMTYWFVQLRGEEPPQKLTFSYSQAEHDRTKQDLTSLLHKLSNWRHCYSEGGDFLPQVDISANLCDSCQFATRCNRTLETTAYSPNFPPQTPANWLPNLAIIDEISI